In Pseudomonas sp. R76, one genomic interval encodes:
- a CDS encoding ABC transporter ATP-binding protein has product MTSVLLDVRDLCVSFASRKGPVEIINKISFQVNEQETLCIVGESGSGKTVALLSMLGLLDPRSSTVEGTALFKGQDILRASRQSLHQIRGRQIALVSQDPMTALTPVHTIGQQIIEQIQNHTSVSRRVAWNRAVELLGEVGIANPRAIAEQYPHQLSGGMRQRAVIAMALSCNPALLIADEPTTALDVTVQAQVLDLLRRLRRDFGSSIVLITHDMGVVAEIADRVLVMYAGSIVEQASCQSIFDDAWHPYTWGLLDSIPPLTGPRPDRLITIPGSPPQPDNRPSGCVFGPRCHACRPSCAEPPPRQAEHSHEALCWLRSNERGALRPQPLVNLDASL; this is encoded by the coding sequence ATGACCTCTGTGTTGTTGGATGTGCGTGATCTGTGCGTGTCCTTTGCCAGCCGTAAAGGTCCGGTGGAGATCATCAACAAAATTTCGTTCCAAGTGAATGAGCAGGAAACGCTGTGCATCGTAGGGGAGTCCGGTTCCGGCAAGACGGTGGCGCTGCTGAGCATGCTGGGGCTGCTCGACCCACGCTCGTCCACCGTTGAAGGAACCGCGCTGTTCAAAGGTCAAGATATTCTCCGCGCCTCCAGACAATCGCTCCATCAGATCAGAGGACGCCAGATTGCTCTGGTATCTCAGGACCCGATGACGGCACTGACACCGGTACACACCATTGGCCAACAAATAATCGAACAGATTCAAAACCACACCAGTGTGTCGAGGCGCGTTGCCTGGAACCGCGCTGTTGAACTGCTGGGTGAGGTGGGCATTGCCAATCCTCGCGCAATAGCCGAGCAGTATCCCCATCAACTCTCAGGCGGCATGCGCCAGCGTGCGGTCATAGCCATGGCGCTTTCGTGCAACCCGGCCTTGCTGATTGCAGATGAGCCCACTACCGCTCTGGATGTGACCGTCCAGGCTCAAGTGCTGGATCTTTTGCGACGACTGAGGCGCGATTTCGGCTCCTCCATCGTGCTGATCACCCACGATATGGGCGTTGTCGCTGAAATAGCGGACCGCGTGCTGGTCATGTATGCGGGCAGCATTGTAGAGCAGGCGTCGTGCCAGTCTATTTTTGATGATGCCTGGCACCCCTACACCTGGGGCCTGCTGGACTCAATACCCCCATTGACAGGTCCGCGTCCGGATCGGCTTATCACGATCCCCGGCTCTCCCCCACAACCGGACAACCGTCCTTCAGGTTGCGTCTTCGGACCACGCTGTCATGCATGCCGCCCATCCTGCGCAGAGCCGCCTCCTCGCCAGGCTGAGCACTCGCACGAAGCCTTGTGTTGGCTAAGAAGCAACGAACGAGGCGCTTTGCGCCCTCAACCGCTGGTCAACCTGGATGCCTCTTTATGA
- a CDS encoding ABC transporter substrate-binding protein yields the protein MARNTKVLYSLTVALMALGLLPSLSQADQSRDALMKAHRGGTVRLIAKSAGGTLDPQINYAPLYNNYYSGVYDGLVTFKKAGGVESLNVVPDLAEQMPTVTNEGKTYTLKLRDGITFSNGQPLTTDDVVASLRRIFKVSSPTSGTWFNGIVGADACLANAAGCTLDGGVVADKANRIITINLTAPDAEFLHKLSMPHASILPAQTAPRDAGIEPIPGTGPYTFQSYDPNQSLVWVRNPHFKEWSAEAQPDGYADRFELHFGMTADAQINAVTNDQADVMFDQPPVTRLAEIGTKFSSQVHLDPQLALWYLPLNVNLAPFDSPKARQALAYAIDRKALINFFGGRNLASPTCQVLPPGVQGHKLFCLYGKTPGSQWSAPDLERAKQLVEESGTKGQAVTLVIDDGDISRNVGAYLQSTLNAIGYNASVKSLSANIQYGYIQNSSNKVQMSVTQWYGDYPAASDFLNVLLGCKSFRPGSDSSPNMSGFCDKALQASIDKALLLGSTDPAAAGELWSAIDREAMQQAPLIPLFNPKQVTLVSKRLGNFQFYTATNAWAYTLAWVQ from the coding sequence ATGGCGCGAAACACCAAAGTTCTATATTCCTTGACCGTCGCACTCATGGCGCTCGGTCTCCTGCCAAGCCTCTCGCAGGCGGATCAAAGTCGGGACGCCCTGATGAAAGCGCACCGCGGCGGAACGGTACGACTAATCGCCAAGTCGGCGGGCGGCACGCTCGACCCTCAAATCAACTATGCCCCGCTCTACAACAATTACTATTCGGGTGTTTACGATGGTCTTGTGACCTTCAAAAAGGCAGGCGGTGTCGAGAGTTTGAACGTGGTCCCCGACCTCGCCGAGCAAATGCCCACTGTAACGAATGAAGGCAAAACCTATACGCTCAAATTGCGTGACGGAATAACGTTCTCCAATGGGCAGCCGCTCACCACTGATGACGTCGTGGCATCGTTGCGACGCATTTTCAAAGTGTCGAGCCCAACCTCTGGCACATGGTTCAACGGGATCGTCGGCGCTGACGCCTGTCTTGCAAACGCCGCCGGTTGCACCCTTGATGGCGGAGTCGTAGCGGACAAAGCGAACCGCATCATTACGATCAACCTCACCGCGCCAGATGCCGAATTCCTTCACAAGCTTTCGATGCCCCACGCTTCGATCCTGCCGGCGCAGACCGCTCCACGCGATGCAGGGATTGAGCCAATACCCGGAACAGGTCCTTATACGTTCCAGAGCTACGACCCGAACCAGTCGCTTGTATGGGTTCGTAATCCCCATTTCAAAGAGTGGAGCGCAGAGGCTCAGCCGGACGGCTACGCTGACCGCTTTGAACTACACTTTGGCATGACGGCTGATGCCCAGATCAACGCCGTCACCAATGACCAGGCCGATGTAATGTTTGACCAGCCGCCAGTAACTCGCCTGGCGGAAATCGGTACGAAGTTCTCAAGCCAGGTTCACCTCGATCCGCAGTTGGCGTTGTGGTACCTGCCACTTAACGTCAACCTGGCACCGTTTGATTCGCCCAAGGCACGTCAGGCCCTGGCGTATGCCATCGATCGCAAAGCGCTGATCAATTTTTTCGGGGGACGTAACCTCGCCAGCCCTACTTGCCAAGTGCTTCCACCAGGCGTGCAAGGGCATAAGCTCTTTTGTCTCTACGGCAAAACCCCTGGCAGCCAATGGTCCGCACCAGACCTGGAACGGGCAAAACAGCTGGTTGAAGAGTCGGGAACCAAAGGTCAGGCAGTCACGCTGGTGATTGATGACGGCGATATCTCTCGCAACGTCGGTGCCTATCTGCAGAGCACTCTCAACGCCATCGGCTACAACGCCAGCGTCAAATCTTTATCGGCAAATATCCAATACGGTTACATTCAGAACTCTTCCAATAAAGTCCAGATGTCTGTCACTCAGTGGTATGGCGACTATCCCGCTGCCAGCGACTTCCTGAATGTACTGCTTGGGTGCAAGTCCTTCCGTCCGGGGTCTGATTCGTCGCCCAATATGTCCGGTTTCTGCGATAAAGCCTTGCAGGCCAGTATTGATAAGGCATTGCTGCTTGGCAGCACTGACCCAGCAGCGGCCGGCGAGCTTTGGTCCGCGATTGATCGGGAGGCGATGCAGCAAGCCCCCTTGATCCCCCTCTTCAACCCGAAACAAGTGACACTAGTCTCCAAGCGCTTGGGTAATTTCCAGTTCTATACGGCGACGAACGCCTGGGCTTACACGCTGGCGTGGGTGCAATAA
- a CDS encoding ABC transporter ATP-binding protein: MKAPHASSSMNNVEPLLRVEHLSKTFAMAKRQIVQAVNNVSFEVFPGETLGVVGESGCGKSTLGRCLMRLYEPTCGRIMLNGIDVAPLSQRQLRPLRKHMQMIFQDPAASLNPRRRVGDLLAEPLRVHKVADKAGIARRLQELMDLVSLPMSFLDRYPHEFSGGQRQRIGIARALALRPKLIIADEPVSALDVSVQAQIVNLFDDLRQQLELTTLFIAHDLSVVRHVSERTAVMYLGAIVEIGPTDRLFQRPAHPYTRALLSAIPLPRFRNTEAAGRIVLKGEIPSPANPPAGCHFHPRCPAVRDRCRVERPLLSSLDEGRQVACHFPL, translated from the coding sequence ATGAAAGCACCACATGCCTCGTCTTCCATGAATAACGTCGAGCCGCTGCTTCGCGTCGAGCATCTGAGCAAGACCTTTGCCATGGCCAAGCGGCAGATTGTGCAAGCCGTGAACAACGTTTCCTTTGAAGTATTCCCTGGAGAAACCCTTGGAGTTGTGGGTGAGTCCGGTTGTGGAAAATCCACGCTGGGGCGCTGCCTGATGCGTCTGTACGAACCGACCTGCGGGCGCATCATGCTGAACGGCATCGACGTTGCGCCGCTTTCACAGCGTCAATTACGACCGTTGCGAAAGCATATGCAAATGATTTTTCAGGACCCGGCAGCCTCACTCAACCCTCGGCGCCGTGTTGGCGACCTGTTGGCCGAGCCGCTACGGGTACATAAGGTTGCGGATAAAGCCGGGATTGCCCGTCGCTTGCAAGAGTTGATGGACCTCGTCAGCTTGCCGATGTCTTTTCTTGATCGATACCCCCATGAGTTTTCCGGTGGGCAGCGACAACGCATAGGGATTGCCCGCGCGCTCGCCCTGCGGCCCAAATTGATCATTGCTGACGAACCTGTCTCTGCGTTGGATGTGTCGGTACAGGCGCAAATCGTCAACCTGTTCGACGACCTGCGCCAGCAGCTCGAATTGACCACCCTATTTATTGCCCATGACTTGAGCGTGGTACGGCACGTCTCGGAACGCACCGCTGTTATGTACCTCGGAGCGATTGTGGAGATTGGCCCAACGGATAGGCTGTTTCAGCGCCCTGCACATCCTTATACCCGCGCGTTGCTATCTGCGATTCCCTTGCCCCGGTTCAGAAATACCGAGGCCGCCGGACGCATCGTGCTGAAGGGTGAAATTCCCAGCCCGGCCAATCCGCCCGCAGGGTGTCATTTCCATCCACGCTGTCCCGCCGTACGCGATCGCTGCCGAGTCGAGCGTCCGTTGTTGAGCAGTCTTGACGAAGGTCGACAGGTGGCGTGTCACTTCCCCCTCTGA
- a CDS encoding ABC transporter permease — MQKLWRDRLAIVAATVLLMVIGASLLAPIYAERVVGVDAFSSNLDGAITLDGERISVLAPNMEGLGIGVIPIGPTWHFNAYFLGSDEQGRDVMSRLLYGGQATLLIGGVSTLITLVLAAVLGICAGFFGGWVDQILSRTLDVLWAFPIYLLAICLSIVLLTTHIQLGPFVISSGSLVIPIMIIGIIYVPYVARPIRGQVLALRKSEFVLAAIGLGVPPWRILLRDILPNVITTLIVFVPLIMALSIATETSLSFLSLGVQSPGASWGTIIRDGQSLLYSRPWVSTAPGLAIIVTIVALNILGDGVRDAFDPRAKLRP, encoded by the coding sequence ATGCAGAAGCTCTGGCGCGACCGCTTGGCGATAGTCGCTGCAACCGTGTTACTGATGGTAATCGGCGCTTCACTATTGGCGCCGATATATGCCGAACGGGTTGTGGGAGTGGACGCATTCAGTTCCAACCTGGATGGAGCGATCACACTCGATGGCGAACGCATTTCTGTACTCGCACCCAATATGGAGGGGTTGGGCATTGGCGTAATTCCAATCGGTCCGACCTGGCATTTCAATGCGTACTTTTTGGGATCCGACGAGCAAGGTCGTGATGTGATGTCACGTTTGTTGTATGGCGGGCAAGCGACGCTGCTCATTGGGGGCGTCTCGACCCTGATCACGCTGGTACTGGCTGCAGTCTTGGGTATATGCGCAGGCTTTTTTGGAGGCTGGGTTGACCAGATACTGTCCCGCACACTGGATGTGCTATGGGCGTTTCCGATCTATCTGCTTGCGATCTGCCTCTCCATCGTGCTGCTGACAACGCACATCCAACTTGGGCCTTTTGTTATCAGTTCCGGCAGCCTGGTCATTCCGATCATGATCATTGGAATCATCTATGTGCCGTACGTGGCCCGGCCCATTCGGGGACAGGTGCTCGCCCTCCGAAAAAGCGAATTCGTGCTCGCAGCCATTGGCCTCGGTGTGCCCCCTTGGCGCATCCTGCTGCGGGACATCCTGCCCAACGTGATCACCACATTAATTGTGTTTGTGCCCCTGATCATGGCGCTGAGCATCGCCACGGAAACCTCATTGTCTTTCCTGTCCCTTGGCGTTCAATCCCCCGGTGCGAGCTGGGGCACGATCATCCGTGACGGCCAAAGCCTGCTCTACAGCCGTCCATGGGTATCCACCGCCCCAGGGCTGGCGATAATCGTCACCATTGTGGCACTCAACATTCTGGGCGATGGCGTACGTGACGCATTTGATCCACGCGCTAAATTGAGACCTTGA
- a CDS encoding ABC transporter permease, which yields MPAILFQRLLQMLFVMLGISILVFAIFFATPGSDPAARIAGKNATPETLAAVRVDFGLDQPLPVQYVVMMKKLFVTQDLVSFVNRGLKVVPAITEATPVTLSLVFGAAFFWVIGGLIVGIVAAAFRHGPVDRLLMIFSLTGVAIPVFWLGEMTNLLSQNRLHETWLFSWVPALGYVPLLEDPIGWFKVLLLPWLTLALGFIGLYGRVLRANIVEIYQEDYIRTARAKGLSETRVLLHHALRMSLVPFVTMFGLDFGALVGGGALMTEVIFGLNGVGKLTYDSLQNLDLPVIMASVMYASFFVVLANALVDMTYAWLDPRVRNH from the coding sequence ATGCCAGCCATCCTATTCCAACGCCTTCTCCAGATGCTGTTTGTGATGCTGGGCATCAGTATCCTGGTATTTGCAATTTTCTTCGCCACGCCGGGCTCCGATCCGGCGGCGCGCATAGCGGGCAAAAATGCCACCCCGGAAACGCTCGCCGCAGTACGCGTTGACTTCGGCCTGGATCAACCTCTGCCGGTGCAATACGTGGTGATGATGAAAAAACTCTTCGTCACCCAGGATCTGGTGTCATTCGTCAATCGCGGCCTTAAGGTAGTGCCCGCAATCACTGAAGCCACGCCAGTAACGCTTTCTCTGGTATTCGGTGCAGCGTTTTTTTGGGTGATCGGGGGGCTCATTGTGGGCATCGTCGCCGCTGCTTTTCGCCACGGCCCCGTCGACCGTCTGCTGATGATTTTTTCGCTTACCGGAGTGGCCATTCCGGTGTTCTGGCTCGGCGAAATGACCAATTTGCTTTCGCAGAATCGGCTGCACGAGACATGGCTTTTTTCCTGGGTACCGGCCCTTGGTTATGTGCCGCTATTGGAGGATCCGATCGGCTGGTTCAAGGTTCTGCTATTGCCCTGGCTCACGTTGGCGTTGGGGTTTATCGGCCTATATGGGCGAGTGCTGCGGGCGAATATCGTCGAAATCTATCAAGAAGACTACATACGCACCGCGAGGGCAAAAGGCCTGTCGGAAACCCGCGTATTACTCCATCACGCCTTGCGAATGTCGCTTGTCCCCTTCGTCACCATGTTTGGCCTGGACTTCGGCGCGCTGGTGGGTGGCGGCGCACTCATGACTGAGGTGATCTTTGGCCTCAATGGTGTTGGGAAACTTACCTACGACTCCCTGCAGAACCTGGACCTGCCTGTGATCATGGCAAGCGTCATGTACGCCTCATTCTTCGTAGTGCTGGCCAATGCGTTGGTCGATATGACCTATGCGTGGCTCGACCCTCGCGTAAGGAACCATTGA